ATGGATATATCGAAAACGAGGTTGAAAGTTGAAACCCATGTAACATCATATATATATATCAATGTGTTAAAAAAAAATAAAACCCATATTAGTGCCTTAGTGGTGAAGCACCTCCTACATAAGCTTAACTCATTGCTATATGATTGTCTAACGCATAAATTTTGCTCCAACATCATCAATGTCAAGGAATAGCTAGTCTTTTTTTTTTAACACAAAAGAATAGCTAGTCTATTTTGTTGTGTTTCTTACACATTATTTTAGATTACAGGATAAAAGAAATAACTAGAAATATTGGGAATAAAAAAATCTACTATTCTACTCTTCTTTTGAAAATGGTTTTCTTTACTTGAAAAGTAGTATCAAATTCAAAATTTAATTTTTTAAGAAATGTTTGCACAGAAAAAGAAGAAGATAGTAGTAAAAGAGGACGTACTTATGAAGAAGTGAGAAAAACTCTTGAAGCTTCGAACAAGTTTGTAGATACCATCCGAGATATTGGCACCATTGTTCTCTAACTTTGTCTCTTCTTTTATAAACAAGCCACTTTTTTCTTTTCCTTATAAAACCAAAAAAACGACAAAAGAAAAAGAATCAGAAAACTGAAAAGGAGAACGAGAACACGAGGTCGTGTGGGACGAAGGTTAGTTAAGAGTACTCTCGATGAGTTGGTTTGGTTTCTTGTGTTGATGACTAGCAGCCACGGCGACGCTGGATTGCGTCGAGCACCCCAACGAAAACGGCAATACCACAAAACGCTCAATCCGATCTTTCATCTCTCTTTTTTCTCTTGTATGTGTGTGTACGTATGGTATACGATTAATCTAATGGTGATATTAGCGTGTGTGAGTGTAGGAAATGATGGATTTTGGTAGGGTTTTTATTGCTAATATCTTGCGTGGTTATGACTTTGTAAGCAAGTTAGAATCATTGTTTACTTGAAGAATTTTGTATTTCCTTAAACCAATAGAAGAAGAGTGTCATTATTGAGTATATTTGAGGATGCTTTTAGTTGGCCAACAGTGCCACTTAACCTAATTTCTAGATTAAACATTCACGATAACCCCATCCCTCACCTCACCTTCCACTTTTTCTTCTTTCCTAATAATCTCAATTATGTAATTTTTTTTTTTTGTCATCCTCAATTATGTAATTATAATCAATACCATAAGTAGACTACCTTCACAAGATACTAAGAGCATGTTTATCCCTAACTTTCTTAGGTTTTTTTGTCTAAAAAAAAAATTAAAAAGCAAACCAATCGCGGACCGC
The DNA window shown above is from Brassica oleracea var. oleracea cultivar TO1000 chromosome C3, BOL, whole genome shotgun sequence and carries:
- the LOC106333306 gene encoding CRIB domain-containing protein RIC2-like; amino-acid sequence: MKDRIERFVVLPFSLGCSTQSSVAVAASHQHKKPNQLIERKEKSGLFIKEETKLENNGANISDGIYKLVRSFKSFSHFFIRYEEEREAEMEIGLPTDVKHLSHIGVDGTMTTFDFCSTSSSSSFPFSPFHLTAV